Proteins found in one Pseudomonas sp. P8_241 genomic segment:
- a CDS encoding methyl-accepting chemotaxis protein yields the protein MGVTLRDLISGIRDGVTQIASAAEELSAVTEQTSAGVNSQKVETDQVATAMHEMTATVQEVARNAEEASQAAAAADGEAREGDKVVNEAIAQIERLASEVVRSTDAMSVLQQESDKIGSVMDVIKAVAEQTNLLALNAAIEAARAGEAGRGFAVVADEVRGLAQRTQKSTEEIEGLVAALQNGTQQVSAVMNNSRTLTDSSVALTRKAGVSLENITRTVSNIQSMNQQIAAAAEQQSAVAEEISRSIINVRDVSEQTAAASDETAASSVELARLGNQLQMMVSHFRV from the coding sequence ATGGGCGTGACCCTGCGCGACCTGATCAGCGGTATCCGCGACGGCGTCACCCAGATCGCCAGCGCCGCCGAAGAGCTTTCCGCCGTGACCGAGCAGACCAGCGCCGGAGTCAACAGCCAAAAGGTCGAGACAGATCAGGTCGCCACTGCCATGCACGAGATGACGGCCACTGTGCAGGAAGTCGCGCGCAACGCCGAAGAAGCCTCGCAAGCCGCCGCGGCAGCCGATGGCGAAGCCCGCGAGGGTGACAAAGTGGTGAACGAAGCCATCGCCCAGATCGAGCGGCTGGCCAGCGAAGTGGTGCGTTCCACCGATGCCATGAGCGTGCTGCAACAGGAAAGCGACAAGATCGGCAGCGTCATGGACGTGATCAAGGCCGTGGCCGAACAGACCAATTTGCTGGCACTCAACGCCGCGATTGAAGCGGCCCGCGCCGGTGAGGCCGGTCGTGGTTTTGCGGTGGTGGCCGACGAGGTCCGGGGCCTTGCCCAGCGCACGCAAAAATCCACCGAGGAAATCGAAGGCCTGGTGGCTGCCCTGCAAAACGGCACTCAACAGGTGTCGGCGGTGATGAACAACAGCCGCACCCTCACCGACAGCAGCGTGGCCCTGACCCGCAAGGCCGGCGTGTCACTGGAAAACATTACCCGCACGGTGTCCAACATCCAGTCGATGAACCAGCAGATCGCCGCCGCCGCGGAGCAGCAAAGCGCCGTCGCCGAAGAGATCAGCCGCAGCATCATCAACGTACGCGACGTGTCGGAACAGACCGCCGCCGCCAGCGATGAAACGGCTGCGTCCAGTGTTGAACTGGCACGGTTGGGGAATCAGTTGCAGATGATGGTGAGTCATTTCCGGGTTTGA
- a CDS encoding histidine phosphatase family protein, translating into MELRLSFFGVSRSIDLSRFARYRNAAVVLASAVLVIPLTLFLLRPAAVPDLAHGNVAGAQALMAGWAKGDMIVLVRHVERCDHSKAACLSGNDGITDRSRSIAVSVGARFERLGLARADIYNSPILRTAQTAGFMFNKVDVGEDWLINCKGTMLRDALAHKVAGRNLILVTHSECMAQLQKDLKWASSTPGYGASLFISAANPQAPHMLGVIEASDWRSLTTK; encoded by the coding sequence GTGGAATTGAGACTGAGTTTTTTCGGGGTTTCCCGCTCAATCGATCTGAGCCGTTTTGCCCGCTATCGCAATGCAGCGGTGGTGCTGGCGTCAGCTGTGCTGGTGATTCCATTGACCCTGTTTTTACTGCGACCCGCCGCTGTGCCGGACTTGGCCCACGGTAACGTGGCGGGTGCTCAAGCGCTGATGGCGGGATGGGCCAAGGGCGACATGATCGTGCTGGTGCGCCACGTCGAACGTTGCGATCACTCCAAAGCCGCCTGTTTGAGCGGAAACGATGGCATTACCGATCGCTCCCGCAGCATTGCAGTGAGTGTCGGAGCGCGGTTCGAACGGCTGGGCCTGGCACGTGCCGATATCTACAACAGTCCGATCCTGCGTACGGCGCAAACGGCGGGCTTCATGTTCAACAAGGTCGACGTTGGCGAGGATTGGTTGATCAATTGCAAGGGCACGATGTTGCGGGACGCATTGGCGCACAAGGTGGCCGGGCGCAACCTGATTCTGGTGACACACAGCGAATGCATGGCGCAATTGCAAAAAGACCTCAAGTGGGCGTCTTCGACACCGGGTTACGGAGCCTCATTGTTTATCTCCGCCGCAAACCCGCAGGCACCGCACATGCTGGGGGTCATCGAAGCTTCGGATTGGCGCTCGCTTACCACGAAATGA
- a CDS encoding phosphatase PAP2 family protein, with the protein MQTASRPRFYWMNFGIPLACAVVVFLMFDLTRIDIAFNDLFYDPLTRTFPLDHVHWFEKITHKWARIIPNWTGEIAIIGALLSFLWPRLKAEKHSKLIAFLEKIRVAPVLRFANKHRRDFLYVVFAFSISTGVIHYLKGHTSVYCPIETTQYGGKIEHKEWYENFDLLKVAGDGRCWPGGHASGGFTMLALYFVARRYRWRYCKALMYGSLSLGFVFGTTRVLQGWHYMSHTFWAGIFVWLACLLTALAFYGRAQLELPVLQEAPGLTKGFAQPRCSEPS; encoded by the coding sequence ATGCAGACAGCTTCCCGCCCCCGTTTTTACTGGATGAACTTCGGCATTCCGCTGGCCTGCGCGGTCGTGGTGTTTCTGATGTTCGACCTGACCAGAATCGATATCGCCTTCAACGATCTGTTTTACGATCCGCTCACCCGGACATTCCCGCTGGACCATGTGCATTGGTTCGAAAAGATTACCCATAAATGGGCGCGGATCATTCCGAACTGGACTGGCGAGATAGCGATCATTGGCGCCTTGCTGTCGTTTCTCTGGCCACGCCTGAAAGCGGAAAAACACTCGAAACTCATCGCCTTTCTGGAAAAAATCAGAGTCGCGCCCGTGCTGCGCTTTGCCAACAAGCATCGCCGGGATTTTCTCTACGTGGTCTTCGCGTTTTCCATCAGCACCGGTGTGATCCATTACCTGAAGGGGCACACCAGCGTGTATTGCCCAATTGAAACCACACAGTACGGTGGCAAGATCGAGCACAAGGAATGGTATGAGAATTTCGACCTGCTGAAGGTCGCCGGAGACGGTCGTTGCTGGCCGGGCGGGCATGCCTCGGGTGGCTTCACCATGCTCGCGTTGTATTTCGTGGCGCGTCGTTATCGCTGGCGCTATTGCAAGGCGCTCATGTACGGCTCGCTGTCGCTGGGGTTTGTCTTTGGCACGACACGGGTGCTACAGGGCTGGCACTACATGTCCCACACCTTCTGGGCCGGGATCTTCGTGTGGCTCGCCTGTTTGCTGACAGCACTGGCGTTTTATGGGCGCGCACAGCTGGAGCTGCCGGTGCTGCAAGAGGCTCCCGGCCTCACAAAAGGGTTCGCGCAGCCGCGCTGCTCCGAACCTTCCTGA
- a CDS encoding DUF2252 domain-containing protein, giving the protein MTTLTDRFKQGKDARKHCPRSSHSALGNIDRDPLALIKASSEGRVRSLVELRYGRMLVSPFTFYRGNALLQAHDLSGTSDMGMVSPICGDCHLMNFGGFATPERNLLFSVNDFDEAHSGPWEWDLKRLVASCMVAARDLRHGQSVEETLCHEVVGAYQETMLECALQSAMETWYESISYDDMLEKARKTAIDHVQRAIEKAGRRTHAELLPKISERHADGHMVIRDDLPEIFHLHKNTTLLDPDDDWLRLADWRSLYDTFVRDYKGTLQADRRDLLSRFHVHDMAFKVVGVGSVGTRCLVALLTDDQEFPLFLQFKEARRSVLANYVKTKSRIRHEGQRVVDGQRLMQSASDLFLGWTTGPSGRHFYVRQLRDMKVSAELETFDGDTFTAYGRVCGRALARAHAKSSGHAAVISGYIGKGEALADALYQYALGYTEQNERDFERFQQACRKGSFRARSEADFAADHLP; this is encoded by the coding sequence ATGACCACCCTCACAGACCGTTTCAAGCAAGGCAAAGATGCTCGCAAGCACTGTCCACGCAGTTCGCATTCGGCCTTGGGCAACATCGATCGCGATCCACTGGCATTGATCAAGGCGTCGAGTGAAGGGCGCGTCAGGTCGCTGGTGGAATTGCGCTACGGCCGCATGCTGGTGTCGCCATTTACCTTCTATCGCGGCAATGCGCTGCTGCAGGCCCACGACCTGTCAGGCACCTCGGACATGGGGATGGTTTCGCCGATCTGTGGTGATTGTCACTTGATGAATTTCGGTGGATTCGCCACGCCGGAACGTAACCTGCTATTTAGCGTCAATGATTTTGACGAAGCCCATTCAGGCCCCTGGGAGTGGGATTTGAAGCGTCTGGTGGCCAGTTGCATGGTGGCCGCCCGAGACCTGCGTCACGGCCAATCGGTTGAAGAAACCTTGTGCCATGAAGTTGTCGGTGCCTACCAGGAGACGATGCTGGAGTGCGCCCTGCAAAGCGCCATGGAAACCTGGTACGAATCGATCAGCTACGACGACATGCTGGAAAAGGCTCGCAAAACCGCCATCGACCATGTGCAACGCGCCATCGAAAAGGCCGGACGTCGCACCCATGCCGAGCTGCTGCCGAAAATCAGCGAACGTCATGCCGACGGCCATATGGTCATTCGCGATGACTTGCCGGAAATATTTCACCTGCACAAAAACACCACACTGCTGGATCCCGATGACGACTGGTTGCGCCTCGCGGACTGGCGATCGCTTTATGACACCTTCGTGCGCGACTACAAAGGCACGCTGCAAGCCGACCGACGTGACTTGCTGTCACGTTTTCATGTGCATGACATGGCGTTCAAAGTAGTGGGTGTCGGCAGTGTCGGCACCCGTTGCCTGGTGGCCCTGCTGACCGACGATCAGGAATTTCCGCTGTTCCTGCAATTCAAGGAGGCGCGTCGCTCGGTGTTGGCGAACTATGTGAAGACCAAGTCACGGATACGCCATGAGGGCCAGCGGGTGGTCGACGGCCAGCGACTCATGCAATCGGCCAGTGATCTGTTCCTCGGCTGGACCACCGGTCCGAGCGGGAGGCACTTCTATGTGCGGCAATTGCGCGACATGAAAGTCTCGGCTGAACTCGAAACCTTCGACGGCGACACCTTCACAGCCTATGGGCGGGTCTGTGGCCGGGCCCTGGCACGCGCCCATGCCAAGTCTTCCGGACATGCGGCGGTAATCAGCGGCTACATCGGCAAGGGCGAAGCACTGGCCGATGCGCTGTACCAATACGCTCTTGGCTACACCGAACAGAACGAGCGCGATTTCGAACGATTCCAGCAAGCCTGTCGCAAAGGGAGTTTCCGTGCGCGGTCCGAGGCCGATTTTGCCGCCGATCATTTGCCTTGA
- a CDS encoding glycine zipper domain-containing protein has translation MSRALVVSTVLLACTGLLLSGCQNSPVGSTAVGGVLGCIGGAAIAAGTGGHPGTGCAIGAALGAPTGYYVGRQKDLENARQAKAAIERQSSDVAVVQLTTRQEAVPADKRNDVGAASVESMDSMQVNVPQTLVKKRDKRLKQPLSQVGNYVSSASSKANIVVTTHSKSDFNYIVANIKKGYTGKVTPDKVTYEYRELTRGTQSAIQVMPSAQV, from the coding sequence TTGTCGCGCGCACTTGTTGTATCGACCGTGTTGCTCGCCTGCACCGGTTTGTTGTTGAGTGGTTGCCAGAACTCGCCGGTGGGCAGCACAGCGGTCGGTGGTGTGCTCGGTTGCATTGGCGGTGCGGCGATTGCGGCGGGGACGGGCGGCCACCCTGGCACCGGTTGCGCCATTGGCGCAGCCCTGGGCGCGCCGACGGGTTACTACGTGGGTCGTCAGAAGGACCTTGAAAACGCCCGGCAGGCCAAGGCGGCCATCGAGCGCCAGTCGAGTGATGTCGCGGTGGTGCAACTGACGACCCGCCAGGAAGCGGTACCGGCGGATAAGCGCAACGACGTCGGGGCCGCGAGTGTCGAAAGCATGGACTCGATGCAGGTCAACGTGCCGCAGACCCTGGTGAAAAAGCGCGACAAACGCCTCAAGCAGCCGCTGTCGCAAGTGGGCAACTACGTGTCCAGCGCCAGCAGCAAGGCCAACATTGTCGTCACCACCCACAGCAAAAGCGACTTCAACTACATCGTCGCCAACATCAAGAAGGGTTACACCGGCAAGGTCACGCCTGACAAGGTGACCTACGAGTATCGCGAGCTGACGCGTGGCACCCAATCGGCGATCCAGGTGATGCCGAGCGCCCAGGTATAA
- a CDS encoding inovirus-type Gp2 protein: MRVEQVFDDLDRLRAERERNPIFDHLIGYICAVEQGEDRGCHIHAAFCFNGNEVHGEKYEDELGIGIITSE, encoded by the coding sequence TTGCGAGTCGAGCAAGTATTCGATGATCTTGACCGGTTGCGTGCTGAGCGCGAGCGTAACCCGATATTTGACCACCTCATTGGCTATATCTGCGCAGTTGAGCAGGGGGAGGATCGTGGCTGCCACATCCATGCAGCCTTCTGCTTTAACGGTAACGAGGTGCACGGGGAAAAGTACGAGGACGAGCTGGGTATAGGCATCATCACTTCAGAGTGA
- a CDS encoding ShlB/FhaC/HecB family hemolysin secretion/activation protein, with protein MSVLRLRKRSCSFVLLGCLGCLGSAWAAPILTPGDQGLIRERQDRLLEEQRRRLQELKELPGKETVPSAPSAPADGRCFPVRQILINGADHLSGADREQLIRPYQDQCLGTSQLNELLKVITNRYIDKGLVTSRAYLPQQDLSGGQLTVLVVEGHLEKIQTTPDSGLSVLELAMSFPGREGELLSLREIEQMVDQLNRLPSNQVQMELSPGQALGGSDVWVTNTAQKSWRASLARSNDGQDSTGEQQWGTSLEWDSPLGLSDQLMLRSGHDAVSDHQRTSSNAFLNYNLPWGWWNFNYSYSQSDYRSQAHANGFDFKQTGNSQNHQLRAEWAIYRDAMSKTTLNTGLSYLRTNNFIEDSKLALSSNRISEAQFGVNHGRRIGNAFVNLDLGLQNGIGAFDAQGDHDPGPGQPTSRYRKYTATLSYLQPFSLWGESFSVSSLATGQRSEDVLFSSQRMSLGGLGSVRGYKDHLLSGDSGGYWRNDLRWSRQVSWSGLRPVLSQYGVSLGYDQGVIRGDSYNGDQHGRMSSNSLELFARGAYLASSVTFAHSLERPDALTDREAPIYFSLSVFL; from the coding sequence ATGTCGGTATTGCGCCTCCGGAAGAGGTCATGTTCTTTTGTTTTGTTGGGTTGCCTGGGTTGCCTGGGTTCTGCCTGGGCCGCTCCCATTCTGACGCCCGGTGATCAAGGCCTGATCCGTGAGCGACAGGACCGGTTGCTGGAAGAGCAGCGACGTCGGCTCCAGGAGCTCAAGGAGTTACCGGGTAAAGAGACCGTTCCCTCTGCGCCCAGCGCCCCGGCCGACGGTCGTTGTTTTCCAGTCCGGCAGATCTTGATCAACGGCGCGGATCACCTCTCTGGGGCCGATCGCGAGCAGCTGATACGGCCCTACCAGGATCAATGTCTGGGTACCTCCCAGCTCAATGAGCTGCTGAAAGTCATCACCAACCGCTACATCGACAAGGGGTTGGTGACCAGTCGTGCCTATCTGCCACAGCAGGACCTGTCCGGCGGACAGTTGACGGTGCTGGTGGTCGAAGGGCATCTGGAAAAGATTCAAACCACACCAGACAGTGGACTCTCGGTACTCGAACTAGCCATGAGTTTTCCTGGTCGTGAAGGTGAACTGTTGAGCCTGCGCGAAATCGAGCAGATGGTCGATCAGCTCAACCGGCTCCCGTCCAATCAAGTGCAGATGGAGTTAAGCCCTGGCCAAGCGCTGGGCGGCAGTGATGTATGGGTCACCAACACTGCGCAAAAGTCTTGGCGTGCATCGTTGGCACGCAGCAACGACGGCCAGGACAGTACCGGCGAACAGCAATGGGGCACCTCGCTGGAATGGGACAGCCCGCTGGGGCTGTCTGATCAGTTGATGTTGCGTAGCGGTCACGACGCAGTCAGTGATCATCAGCGTACCTCCAGCAACGCATTTTTGAATTACAACCTGCCGTGGGGTTGGTGGAACTTCAACTACAGCTATAGCCAGAGCGACTACCGCTCGCAAGCGCACGCCAACGGTTTTGACTTCAAACAGACTGGCAATAGCCAGAACCACCAATTGCGCGCCGAGTGGGCGATTTACCGCGATGCGATGAGCAAGACGACGCTCAATACCGGCCTGTCCTACCTGCGCACCAACAACTTCATCGAAGACAGCAAGCTGGCATTGAGCAGTAACCGGATCAGCGAAGCGCAGTTTGGGGTCAACCATGGCCGGCGTATCGGCAACGCATTCGTCAACCTCGATCTCGGCCTGCAGAACGGCATCGGTGCCTTCGATGCCCAAGGCGATCATGACCCTGGCCCCGGTCAACCCACTTCTCGCTACCGCAAGTACACCGCCACGCTGAGCTATTTGCAGCCATTCAGCCTGTGGGGCGAGTCTTTCAGCGTCAGCAGCCTGGCCACCGGCCAACGCAGCGAAGACGTGTTGTTTAGCTCGCAGCGCATGAGCCTGGGTGGGCTGGGTTCGGTACGCGGCTACAAGGATCATTTGTTGTCCGGCGACAGTGGGGGGTACTGGCGCAATGACCTGCGTTGGAGCCGTCAGGTGAGTTGGTCCGGGTTGCGCCCGGTACTGAGCCAATACGGTGTCAGCCTGGGTTATGACCAGGGCGTGATCCGAGGTGATAGCTACAACGGTGATCAGCATGGGCGAATGTCCAGCAATTCGCTGGAGCTGTTCGCCCGAGGCGCCTACCTGGCCAGCAGCGTGACCTTCGCCCATTCACTGGAGCGCCCCGATGCGCTGACCGATCGCGAAGCGCCGATCTATTTCAGCCTGAGTGTCTTCCTGTAG